From Rhododendron vialii isolate Sample 1 chromosome 7a, ASM3025357v1:
GTAATTAATGTTCTGTATAGTGTCTTCAAGAGGGGGCAAAGCTCAACTGGAGCAACGGGCTTCTTTTCTTCAGGATGTAGCACACTTATATGGGACTGACTTAGCAGTTCATAAAATGCTTTCACAGCTGAGACTCCCTGTAATAAAGGCAAGGAAAACTTAGCATTGGGGACATGCGAGACAGATTGATCAGACGTAAGTGAACCAGAAAGACTCTGTAAAACAGAAATCTCTACTATATCTCAATGGCAGAAATTGTTCAAATCCAGTAACCTAGAATTTCGCAGCACATCACTAGTTGATCAAATTCCAAAGGCAAGATAGTCACGCAGTTCTTTTCACTTGAATATGAAAGCTAAATGCATAACAAACATGTTCATAGGCAGCATTagatattttttccttttagacACTTGACAACATCCCGCCAAGTTAAATGAGAACCACGCATCAAAAATTCTCTTTAGAAATATCCTGATACTTGCCAGAAGCTCAAGTAATAAACAACTGAAGGGCAAGCAAATGTTGCAATGGATTTGGAAGGAGCTCATGATATTTTATCTCCTTGAACTTCCAGTTTGAGTTCAAGCATTTTCAGACTCAACGACTTCAACCATTCAAATAAGAAATTCCTTTTCTAATCAAGTGTTTACCTGAATCATCCCCTTTCCCTTGATGCTGTCACCCATATCTAGACTCAGCTCCCCTTTGGCCAACTTCTGGCCGTACCATGCATTACGACCTTTCAATAGGGTTACATAAGTGTCCGCCAACAAGGGACCTGCAAGCTTCTCTGGTTCTTCGGCCAAGAGATGAGTAATAAATATCATCTCTGATGTACAGAGAGCAAAGTATACAGATTGGCTGGTGGCACTTTCTTTAGTCAGAGCTGCTATCATACCTGTGATATCAAACTCCGGAACATCAATGCAAAGGTTCCAAGCTGAGACTCAGAATCGATTTGATAGATGAATATAACAAATAATACAACAGTACAAGACATCAAAACGAAGGAAAACATTTGTTTTTATGTCACAAGTACAAGACAGTATCTAAGATGCCATAAGAATTCCAGGTAATCCACCTCTTGGTGAAACGAGTCCATAACCAAAAGAATGGAGACAATAAGCTATATTTGAACAAGTTTACAAATACCTGTAGACTTCAGCTACACATTCTGAATCCTCAAAATACATATGAAGTGTTCCAGACTAAAACATACTCTCAATTCTTCCATGAAGCACACTTCAGTTTGATTGCTGCCTATGACATTTATATTGTGCCTCAAAAGGTTTTCCATGTTAAATTAGCGTCATTGTTTTACAATACGCAATGGTCTGTGTGTGTTATATACACACATCAAAATATCGGGAATTGGAACCGGAAAAGTGCTCCCAAATACGGCTACCAATCAAGATTCGGGGAAAAAACATATGAAATATGTAATATGTAGTGGGCCAATTAATACAGCTCAGTTAGGTCAGGTGGCTCAACAGCCAGACCAGGCTAACTGGACTCAATCGATTGGGCTGGACTGAAGGAACAGGCTGGACCCCAAGGTTCGGGTCGTAAGATTCAACTATGGCACGGGCCGGAGAACTGGATCCAAACCGCGTAACTCGGAGGTTGTTGTGTCTTATCAAGTCCAACTGTTATGACCCGGGGATTTACATATGCCGACTTGGCCATGTGCACCTAGCTGTATGGCTCCATACTTCACGACTGACGTAGCCAGAACGGTTACTGCTCTTGCAAACTCGGGAAGCATCTCATGCACGTGAACAGTAACCGCCTCGCCCCGTCATATGTGACGCCAGCCAGAGCAGTTACCTCACATGCCAGACACGTGcatacttggagagcaagtcttGCGGCTCTATGTAAGGGATAAAAGATCAACCCTAGAGGGTATGCTGTTCCTCTCAACCCTAAATGCTCAGTGCTTTCCTCTCCACTCGCAATCACTTATGTAACCATCGGAGTGCCTTGCCGGTCGACTCTGACCGGCTTGGGCACTAACGGTGGGTGTTGCTTGTGCAGGTTGAGACGACGGAGTTAGGCCAACCCATTCTCAGAACCAGAGGCTCAGTTGAGGTCCTAGATTGGAATCACAACCccacaaaataataaaagagaatTCTTGAAACGAACACATTTAGACTTCCAGTTGATCATATGTGTTTTTTCGTTGAAGATCAGAAAAGGCAGAAGCACTGCATGGCTGAACAAGATCTAGATTAGAAAATTAGCTCAACGAGAAACGAGCTAGGATAGAAAGGATCACCTTAGTTACTTAGCGCCCTTCTTGTGTGTGCTTTCTTGTCGTATACATAGATGTAACTGCTACTATAAGGAAGGAGAACTCCCGACACTCTTTTGCTATTAGCTTTTATTTCTATTGAATTCACACTGAGGCTATCCTGAGATCGTAGATATTTGGTTCAAACAAGGAAAAATCTTTAAAGCCAAACAATTATTAGGTTAATGTGGGTTACACGGGCATTTATGTCCATGAATGAAATTTGATGAGATGACTAGCAACACATTATCCATAAAGAAAAAACACCCCATGCATAAAATGGTGCTACTCAATTTTCAAACGAATTTACACAGCCGGTCATCTCAAGCATCAAACGTCAACCGTGAAACACTTGTCTATTACTTGGAGTCCAAACTGTTCTCGTGTATGGGCAGAATAGATTATACGGCCACAAGTACAACAATACATGAACTTTGTTGTTATGCAGAAAAATGACATATCATGTAGTGCTCAACATTTATCGGTCAATAAAGTGGAGTGTGGATCTTACCAGCTCCAATAGCATACACATTTTTTAAGCCTCCCATAACTTCATGAGTGACAAGATCACCATTATCCCACACAATAAAATGGGGCTGCCTCAGAAATTTTGCTAATGGTTTCCTCCATTTTTCAGCTCCACATATCCGTGCGTTAGCATATTCCTTGTTGTAAATCTCTGATGCAATGTTGGGTCCCCCAAGATACAGAATATTCTCAACGGGAACTCCAGCTGCAAATGATTAAATTTTAGGACAAGGAGATAACAGTTCATTTACTACAGAAACAAAAGGATGCATAACATGGAATATCAAAATAAGGCAGAAATATTAAAGTTCCCACCGTAGTTAGCTAAAGATATCCATTACGACATAACAAAGACCACAAGTTGatgcaggagaaaaatggtcaCAGTTCTAGCAAAGAATGCAATGACATATAGagtggaaagagaaagaaggagaaagagaaagaaggagaAAGTGAGGTCTTACTCGCCCGGTTGATCATTTGAGTGGGTGTTATAATGCGTGGTTCGGGCTCCAATTCAGCCTCTATACCTTTTGCCAAAGAAATGATCACTGGCGCTGTAATTCTCTCCTTCCAATACCTACTAATTTCTTGAAACACCTCACGAGTTTCCGTTGATGGCAACCCATTTATAACAACATCCGCATCCCACACAGCCTCCTGCAAGTTGGTGACCACCTTTAAAGGGCAAAGTGGTGTGTCAATCATGTTCAAGCAAAACCCATCTTTCAAAATCTCATCTGCATGGAGTGTCCGATCACCTAATCTTGCTTCCACATACTTCAAGTACGCGCATCGCCTAATCAGTCTCCTCAACACATCTTCCCTTGAGTTTATAACCTCAAATAAGTGCTCAGCTGTTGCTTTATCCACAGATCTCCCGGCTCTTCTCCATATCCTTATCTGAACCTTCTCGCGAAGGTGACCATAACTATCTTGTAGCAGGGCTAAGAAAACACTACCCCAAGCACCCGCCCCAACCCCAACAATCCTCAATGGATCGCCGTCCGCTTTCCCCAAAAGGCATCGAAGCTCGTCTAGCTTCTCTTCTGTGTGCCCATTTGAGTTTTGAATAGACCCGTTTGGGAGCACACTGTTTGTCATTGCCTCAGAATTTTCAACCATCTTCCTCAGTTACAACCAACTTCAATTATTCGCCTAAACTTCAAACTCCTTATCAGCAATCAATTTATGCTTAGAAGAGCCCAACGATAGGTTCTTCAGCCTCCGTAACCCACAACCAGAATCAGCTAATTGCCCACCCAAATATCAAGAAACTATGATTtgcttgcaagttgcaacttATTCACCGAAATCTTAAAACTTGCTCCAATGAGGTTATCAACCCCAATTGACTCCAAATAGTTTCCCCTCCTTCAATTCGAGAAAATGACAACAACAATAAGAAGGCGTTTCAGAACATTGGGTTTTCCACCTTCACTCAATTAATCAGCATCGGTcaaaaaaacagatgtgaacAATGAAAGGAAGATTCAAAGGCACCAAAGTTTGAAAACTCCGTCAATGAAATCGGGTAAGCTACCCCACCAAACTTGTCATAATCCTAAAAGCAGCTAAGATATAGATGGGAAATTGAAACAACCTTCGTTTGTCGGCCACTGATTTTGGATATTTGTTGGTTTGCGCCTCTGTGTCGGCCGAAAGCTTCGAGGCTTACACGCTGTTGTGATGAAAGCGAAATGAAAATACTCGAGCGAGAAAGAGAAAAGACTGGATTTGGGCAACTGGGTTTTTGAGGGAATTGATCAAAGTATCGGTGTGGGCGTGATGGGTtttagagagaggagagagggggtgGGCTTCGAGATCGTCTTGATTTTGTTTCCACGAAAGAGCAAAGAAGGTCTCTCGAATAAACGGACGCCAATGGCGTCATTCGCCAACGCGGCAGATGCATGCGGGGGTTTACCGCTGATGATAACGGCAGATACTTTCGGGGGTTATTTGATTTGCTGGAACTAGAGACGTTGGATCAGGATCTGGATCATAATTGGACATTCCTCGTCTGTTTCTCATTAGTATTTGTTTTAGTCCCATGATTACGGAACAGGGACCGGTTGGATTACAATtaaagattaaattatttagaTTACAATtaaagattaaattatttacgcCGTTggaataaatatttatttatttcaaattaattacattgcgTTATATCGCAGTGTTCTAATAATTGAGATCCACTATTATTTTAGTGATATGatacaatataattgatttaaaaaaaaattaaatatttacactatatataatttattctcttataaggccatccacagtggtataatcaaaagcaaattatttttaaagttaacaatgttagtGTAAAAAatagctcacaatggtataatcaaacttagcaacattcttagaaataatcaaattttgggctttggataaccaaaactaacaacctttttcaataatcaaaatttgtggatcccaCACCATacaagttaattggttccaaaattgtatacacgcatgtttcaaatggtattttcttcttcgtcTACTCTATATCTCATTCTCTTTAACCACAAACTGtttatctttctttccctccaaaaatgaagctcatatcttttcgatcatttacaattcaactaattgtcgccggattaaggtatattactttttttttccgtttctattttattcttttttcgatCCTCTCTCTGTgattgagtacatgaagaaccttgcattcttttccaaattcaagaacatatctgatttatttatttatttattgagtacatgatttttttttccaaatttataatATGAGGGaaatttttcccaaaattaaggaaggtatgtaaacgatatatttttgccaaaaaaaaaaacgtaatggagggaagtgatcaatggtggaaaataTAAGGAGAGATTGAAATTGTAGTgaaccccttattttggttatgaattagaagtgaccattgtggacctcaacattgataagcttaacaacctcttaaatggataatcaaaagctgatgtgtcaacttttggttatccatttttaattataccactgtggatggcctaagtatCCTATGTGaggattaactaaaactaggaGAAGGTGTGGTATTAAACTGTCACATTCTAATTAGGGATGGCAACGCAACGGATTTTGCCATACGTAGCAAAAGTATAGTTAAAGTGAGGTGGGCTATAGTCCATGTGaacttaaaagaaattttttttatgtataattttagcccatccaattttattttgaaacccAACCCATTCCAACAAGCCATTTTAGCCCAGGCCCACTCTCTTTCTCTATGAACAGTTCTACAATCTCTCTCGCGACTTCTGCTCCAGGCcaacaagggaaaatgacggctaatgacatgttttgataattaatatccgtcaaggacattttcaacattaacaattgttcttagcatgtccttggaggatattaattattaaaacacgtcttgtgccgtcattttccccaaaatATATAaaccctccgtcccctttttaaagtccaatattctattttggactatctcttaataaatgtccattttgtaaagttagtgggtaaaagttggtacatttttcattttgcccctaaaagtagattatatttttaaaaagttagtgagtaaaagagtaatgatgatatctccatagagggtaagtagggaaagttgaggtaaaagttgataaaaaaagtgtaatgatgatgttttcttaataagttagagttacgaagcgtgacacttaaaaatggacggagggagtaatgttTTTTGGTATAGTAGAGGATATACAAGGATGAATAGAGAAAATGTTAGGGTATAGGGTAAAATCATAGATTTTATAGCATGCGTGAACTACTCATACTTGAATCTAACAGTTCTTTTGATTCCTCCCCGGCGGATCTCAGGGAACAAAACACTGGACAGTCTGGATCGGAGTAGCGGATCCAAATCCATTTGGAGGGGAACAGAGCATCGTGTTAAAGCATTTTGGGGCAGGTTCGGGACAAGTAACAGGGCGGGGTAATATCATCCCGAACCATACCTGATTCGATCGGATTTTTGTTATTTCTCTCTAACCTACCTACTCTGAAATTCGAAAATTTGACGAAAACCTACCCCAATCGGGGCGGGCGGGATCGGAATGGTTCCAGTTGCCACCCTCCGAATTATCTCCCTTCTCATTCAACGGTCAAAAGTAATCTCATCATCATTATTCCATCTTAATATCACCCTCATGAGCGGAGAAAGTAGACACAAGTGGGGTCACTTGACCTCAcccaaactttttaaaatttgtattaTTGATATAGGTTTGTGATAGGAATTTGTAAATTTGACCCCTTTAAATTGGTATATTGCCCAAACATTCTACccacattattttattaatgaaaaaaacaagaaaatctaCAACACAAATCTTTAGGAATTGATACTGCGATTGAAAGAGGATCAATGGATAAATAATGTATTGCTTATGTACACAATGAAAAGGACTTTTTTAATAATACATCAAGTGGTTCCATCATTTACATGTAAGATTGTGTAATTAGATTCTATCATGGTAGTGACCAGATGATCAAATGACAGAAAATTCGTTAAATTAGACCCCTACAAGTAACAATACATACAGCGATACAGGGTGATTTAGTTTTATTACTTCTTTTTATGACTCTAGTTGTTCGAGTCACTTTACGACTTTACGTGCATTTTGACTAATCTCTGGAGACTAATCTTACTGTACACTAGctaaaaactaaattaaagtTGAAGCAAACCCCATATAAATTGGCCCGTATGTGTTAGTTTTAGTACCGCAAAGAGTATTGTGGCTGCTAGATTACGAGGCAGGATTCTCTGTGCCAAAAATCTTTGTGTCTCTGTGCCAGGAGATTTTCTAGCCGTtggatttaaaacataaaaaacatcACACAATTCAACGGCCGGAAAATCTTTCGGCACAGAGGTACAGGGATTTTCGGGACAAAGAAGATCGGACCCCGCTACATTACAGCTCGTAACTAACGATACAAAATGATGGCTACATGATTGCATTCCACCAACCCCGGTCAATTTGGTGCTTATCTTACCTTATTTATCAAGGATTGTGGTCCGTTTCGCATGAAGTTAGATGAAAGGATCTAAAATGCTTAAGATAGACTTGCAGGCCTGTGGCAATGACATTATCGTATTTTACCCTTAAGATTCTCTTCTGTAATACTGTGGTGACCTAAGCCACATAATGCACGGCTCGATGCGAGTGTGGGAGCACGACTGCGCAAGCGTGAAAACGTTTTGTAAAAACCTCAGAAGCAACTAAAATTCGCGAGTGAGAAGATTGAGAGCGCAAGCGTAAAacgaggattgagagcgggagCGAATGCTATTTTGAAGGATTTTGTGACTAaggtgattagcacaccatTTACCTGTCGGAAGGATACATAACTTGATTGGTGATAATTAGACCAATTGGAATGATCTTTAAGTCAATCGACGAGCATGAGTTCCACAGTATAAATTGAAATCTTGGAAAGGTACAAATCGATATCTTGAAAAGTCCGTATTAGATTGATAGCTATCCAAAACCATGAATTGTCATCAATTTGCAACTAATATACTTTTCATTGCAACTCCGAAGCTTGGCCAGGTGGTGAAGGCCATGAATTTAAAAATTCGCTCCTTTTTGAGGATCGAACTTCTTGCGTGTTATCAACTTTTATGGCACTATTAACCTCAAGTGGTTGAATTTAGCTTCCTCCTGGTTCGCGGTTTGAAACCTCCAGCCTAAGTTGGCCAGTgtcataaattttcaaaataacagCATCttgatttgggggttttgaAAAGCTTCCTTGTTCCTTTTGGGAGTGTTCATTTCTTATGCGTAGAAGCACTTCTAGTATGTTCACTTTACTAGCTTTGCGCTGAAGTGGCTAAACTCTTGTCGTTCAGGGCATCGTTAAACCAGCGACCACGGCTCACACACCCGCGCCATGACCATGTGAGCGTGCGGGTTGTTCGGCTGCAATGTTAGAAAAGGGACACAGTAATGCGCCATAAATTGATTTTCTCTTCCTGATTTTCGCAAGATACTCCATCAAACTCCAACCAGAAGGCCAGCTTTCCAATAGCCTGTCATACGGGTACTTTGCCTCCTCGAATTCGCAGGGACAAAATTGAATCAATTGATCCCTTATCGACATTggaatgagctgattttttgttgGTACTCttgaaacaatattttaaacaaattgaatgacTTTTAATCGTTAGTGTGGGACCCCGAAATAGATCACACACAATCTGGTGTACGTTTCGTATATACGAGAGTTGGGCTATTTTTTGGGTCCTAAAACGGTCGCCCAAGGCCGGCACTGAGATTCCCTGAAGAGTGGACTAAAAATGAGTGAGACCATAAAACTAATATTTGAATTAAAAGGGTCACCTCACATGACCAAAGACGAGTACTAAACTACTATTGGATCAATCAACAAATTAATCAAGTAAATATCTATATAGATTATAGAATACTAAAACTCAGCCTGAGCCAGGATATAAATGCACAACTAACGTGCTATCGAAACTAAAACGAGGGAAACATTCCTTTGTGCTGCACTCGAGTAGCTAGCTAGCAAGGAATAGGAGTGAGAAAACAGCTATGGCTTCTTCTTCAACAGTGAGCAGAATGAATCCTAACAAGCCTCATGTCATGTGCATCCCTTACCCAATT
This genomic window contains:
- the LOC131334707 gene encoding probable glycerol-3-phosphate dehydrogenase [NAD(+)] 1, cytosolic yields the protein MVENSEAMTNSVLPNGSIQNSNGHTEEKLDELRCLLGKADGDPLRIVGVGAGAWGSVFLALLQDSYGHLREKVQIRIWRRAGRSVDKATAEHLFEVINSREDVLRRLIRRCAYLKYVEARLGDRTLHADEILKDGFCLNMIDTPLCPLKVVTNLQEAVWDADVVINGLPSTETREVFQEISRYWKERITAPVIISLAKGIEAELEPEPRIITPTQMINRATGVPVENILYLGGPNIASEIYNKEYANARICGAEKWRKPLAKFLRQPHFIVWDNGDLVTHEVMGGLKNVYAIGAGMIAALTKESATSQSVYFALCTSEMIFITHLLAEEPEKLAGPLLADTYVTLLKGRNAWYGQKLAKGELSLDMGDSIKGKGMIQGVSAVKAFYELLSQSHISVLHPEEKKPVAPVELCPLLKTLYRTLITRELPTEAILQALRDETMHDPRERIEIAQSHVFYRPSLLGQ